The following are encoded together in the Alteromonas gilva genome:
- the trmA gene encoding tRNA (uridine(54)-C5)-methyltransferase TrmA produces MTAPSEADYQQELSAKTTRLSQLLLPFYTRDIDVYRSAIKHYRMRAEFRVWHDGDDLYYIMFDKETKTPYRVDEFPAASKTINALMKTLIDHVRDNQVLRKKLFQVDFLSGLSEECVISLLYHRPLDEEWQVAATQLRELLGREFNVSIIGRARKQKEIIGHDYIIEQLPVDGKTYQFKHIENSFTQPNAVVNTHMIEWAIAQSQPLQGDLLELYCGAGNFSIPLAAHFEHVVGTEIAKPSVEAAQFNIRVNDIKNVQIARLSSEEFVEALEGKRTFERLKNISLDDKQFNTVLVDPPRAGLDPATTAMISRFEHILYISCNPSTLAANLETLSATHEVESVALFDQFPFTDHIETGVRLKRR; encoded by the coding sequence ATAACAGCACCCTCTGAGGCCGATTATCAGCAAGAGCTCAGTGCCAAAACCACACGCCTGAGCCAGTTACTATTACCCTTCTATACGCGTGATATTGACGTATATCGCTCGGCAATTAAGCATTACAGAATGCGCGCTGAATTTCGTGTCTGGCATGATGGTGATGATCTCTATTACATAATGTTTGATAAGGAAACTAAAACCCCCTACCGGGTAGATGAATTTCCTGCCGCATCGAAAACCATCAATGCATTAATGAAAACGCTCATAGACCACGTCAGGGATAATCAGGTTTTACGTAAAAAATTGTTCCAGGTTGATTTTCTGAGTGGTTTGTCTGAAGAGTGTGTGATCAGCTTACTGTATCACCGTCCTCTGGACGAGGAATGGCAGGTGGCCGCCACACAATTGCGAGAGCTTCTGGGCCGCGAATTTAACGTAAGCATTATTGGCCGTGCCCGGAAGCAAAAAGAAATTATTGGTCACGATTACATTATTGAGCAACTGCCGGTAGACGGTAAAACCTACCAGTTCAAACATATCGAAAATAGTTTTACGCAACCGAATGCGGTGGTAAATACCCATATGATTGAATGGGCAATTGCGCAAAGTCAGCCATTGCAGGGTGATTTGCTGGAACTGTATTGTGGCGCGGGCAATTTTTCTATTCCGCTGGCTGCGCACTTTGAACATGTGGTGGGCACCGAAATCGCCAAACCTTCGGTGGAAGCGGCACAATTTAACATCCGGGTAAATGATATAAAAAATGTTCAGATTGCCAGGCTTTCGAGTGAGGAATTTGTCGAAGCGCTGGAAGGCAAGCGCACCTTTGAACGCCTGAAAAACATTTCTCTGGACGATAAACAGTTTAATACTGTGTTGGTAGACCCGCCACGCGCTGGTCTCGATCCCGCGACCACCGCAATGATAAGCCGTTTCGAACACATTCTTTATATCTCCTGTAACCCGTCAACCCTGGCAGCAAACCTTGAAACCTTATCGGCCACTCATGAGGTAGAAAGTGTCGCCCTGTTTGATCAATTCCCTTTTACCGACCATATCGAAACAGGGGTCAGGCTAAAGCGGCGTTAA